One Aureibacillus halotolerans genomic region harbors:
- the recG gene encoding ATP-dependent DNA helicase RecG — translation MNLSERPVDDIYGVGPTQAELLHQHQLHTVEDVLLYFPFRYEDYSIRDIREAVDGEAVTVVGTVQTQPLVKFFGKKKSKMTVKLLSGGQLIALLFFNQAFHKAKLQIGATVTANGKWNRARAELTVTKLTVGDTAEKSARVPVYPAKGELTSAKFKRIIDTALQSFGDDVEEFLPEEMLHAYKLPVRKHALQELHLFTSASQLKHARRRFVYEEFLLFQLKMQLFKHHERQASVGVATTIDNEAIEGFMATLPFSLTKAQERVLNEIFTDLKAPYRMNRLLQGDVGSGKTIIAAIALLSVVLSGKQGAMMVPTEILAEQHWQSLTALLDATGVTVGLLTSSLKAAAKRDMLHALKEGYIDIIVGTHALIQEQVEFKDLGLVITDEQHRFGVRQRRVLRDKGAVTDVLYMTATPIPRTLAISVFGEMDVSTIDELPKGRKPIETYWVKPDMMERVLSLISKELNAGRQAYVVCPLIEESEQLDVQNAIDVHQQLHTYFQDQFNVGLMHGRLDAKEKEAVMKQFTAGEVDLLVSTTVVEVGVNVPNATLMVIYDAERFGLSQLHQLRGRVGRGEHQSYCILLGDPKSDTGKERLQIMTETEDGFALSERDLELRGPGDFFGDKQSGLPEFRLGDMVHDYRALEVARKDATELVASAAFWEDDLYGPLREKLRREDAFFSTKLD, via the coding sequence ATGAACCTATCGGAACGACCAGTAGACGACATATATGGTGTTGGACCAACGCAGGCAGAGCTTTTGCACCAGCATCAGCTTCATACAGTAGAGGATGTATTGCTTTATTTTCCTTTTCGCTACGAAGACTATTCCATTCGTGACATTCGCGAAGCGGTCGATGGCGAAGCAGTCACTGTCGTAGGAACGGTGCAAACACAGCCTCTTGTCAAATTTTTCGGTAAGAAAAAAAGCAAAATGACCGTCAAGCTTCTGTCGGGAGGACAGCTCATTGCGTTGCTGTTTTTTAACCAAGCGTTCCACAAAGCAAAGCTGCAAATAGGAGCTACGGTAACGGCAAACGGAAAGTGGAACCGGGCGAGGGCAGAATTGACGGTCACAAAGCTCACTGTTGGTGATACGGCAGAGAAGAGCGCGCGGGTGCCAGTATACCCGGCCAAAGGCGAATTAACCTCTGCTAAATTTAAGCGCATTATAGACACTGCGCTTCAATCGTTCGGTGATGACGTGGAAGAATTTTTACCAGAAGAAATGCTCCACGCGTATAAACTACCTGTTCGTAAACATGCTTTGCAAGAACTGCATCTTTTTACTTCGGCGTCACAATTAAAGCATGCTCGCAGACGATTTGTATATGAAGAGTTTCTGTTGTTTCAATTAAAAATGCAACTCTTTAAGCATCACGAGCGCCAAGCGTCTGTCGGAGTTGCGACGACCATTGATAATGAAGCTATAGAAGGCTTCATGGCAACATTGCCCTTTTCATTAACAAAAGCACAGGAGAGAGTATTGAACGAGATTTTCACTGATCTTAAAGCACCCTATCGAATGAACCGGCTTCTGCAAGGGGATGTAGGGTCAGGGAAAACGATCATCGCAGCGATTGCTTTATTGAGCGTTGTTTTGAGTGGCAAGCAGGGGGCCATGATGGTGCCAACAGAAATTCTTGCTGAGCAGCATTGGCAATCGTTAACGGCATTGCTTGATGCAACCGGAGTGACTGTTGGTTTGTTAACGAGCTCACTAAAAGCTGCTGCAAAGCGAGATATGTTGCACGCTTTAAAGGAAGGGTATATTGACATTATTGTAGGTACCCATGCACTCATTCAGGAGCAAGTGGAATTTAAAGATCTTGGGCTTGTCATTACAGATGAACAACATCGGTTTGGTGTTCGTCAGCGTCGTGTGTTGCGCGATAAAGGGGCAGTGACAGATGTTCTCTATATGACGGCCACCCCTATCCCTAGAACTCTTGCCATTTCAGTTTTTGGTGAAATGGATGTGTCGACCATAGATGAGCTACCTAAAGGACGGAAACCGATAGAAACCTATTGGGTGAAGCCCGATATGATGGAACGCGTGCTGAGTTTGATTTCTAAGGAACTAAACGCGGGAAGACAGGCGTACGTCGTTTGTCCGTTAATTGAAGAGTCTGAGCAGCTGGATGTCCAAAATGCAATTGATGTCCATCAGCAGCTACATACGTATTTTCAAGACCAATTCAACGTTGGTTTGATGCATGGCAGATTAGATGCTAAGGAAAAAGAGGCTGTGATGAAGCAATTTACAGCGGGCGAGGTAGATTTGCTTGTGTCAACCACTGTCGTAGAAGTTGGGGTGAATGTGCCAAACGCGACATTAATGGTCATCTATGATGCAGAGCGCTTCGGGTTGTCCCAGCTGCATCAGCTTCGAGGACGAGTCGGGAGAGGCGAACATCAGTCATATTGCATCTTGCTTGGCGATCCGAAATCAGATACCGGCAAAGAGCGGTTGCAAATCATGACTGAAACAGAAGACGGCTTTGCTTTGTCTGAGCGTGATCTTGAGTTACGAGGACCAGGAGATTTCTTTGGAGACAAGCAAAGTGGCTTACCAGAATTTCGTCTAGGCGATATGGTACATGATTACAGAGCGTTAGAGGTCGCACGGAAGGATGCGACGGAGCTAGTCGCCTCCGCAGCCTTTTGGGAAGATGATTTGTATGGGCCGCTTCGCGAAAAGCTGCGGCGTGAAGACGCCTTCTTCTCCACAAAATTAGACTAA
- the plsX gene encoding phosphate acyltransferase PlsX, whose protein sequence is MKVAIDVMGGDHAPKSVLDGVELALQQHPTVSFTLVGDENVISASLSSHERVQIIHTTETILSTDEPVRAVRRKKQASMVLMANEVKEQQADVCISAGNTGALMAAGLFVVGRIPGVERPALAPTLPTVDQKGVVLLDAGANVDATAEQLFQFATMGSIYAEKVRGRTQPRIGLLNIGSEENKGSALYKDAYALLKQSDLHFVGNIEARDVLTGTADVIVCDGFTGNIALKSVEGTAMTVFSMLKTALTSSVSAKLAAGVLKPKLKALKDQMDYSEYGGAALFGLKAPVIKAHGSSDATAIASAITQGVQMAEQRVIAQIHEQMKDEKSSS, encoded by the coding sequence ATGAAGGTGGCCATTGATGTCATGGGAGGAGACCATGCCCCAAAAAGTGTACTTGATGGGGTAGAGCTTGCGCTTCAGCAGCATCCTACAGTCAGTTTTACGCTTGTAGGAGATGAGAATGTCATTTCAGCATCTCTGTCCTCTCATGAGCGCGTCCAGATAATACATACGACTGAAACCATTTTATCCACAGATGAGCCTGTCAGAGCGGTGAGGCGAAAGAAGCAAGCCTCTATGGTTCTGATGGCAAATGAGGTGAAAGAACAACAGGCGGATGTGTGCATTTCGGCAGGAAATACAGGGGCTTTAATGGCAGCAGGACTTTTCGTTGTTGGCCGTATCCCAGGGGTGGAACGTCCTGCCCTAGCGCCTACACTTCCGACCGTCGATCAAAAAGGCGTCGTCCTTCTTGATGCTGGAGCGAATGTGGATGCAACAGCAGAACAGCTTTTTCAATTTGCAACCATGGGGAGCATCTATGCCGAAAAAGTAAGAGGTCGCACGCAACCGCGGATCGGACTTTTAAACATAGGATCTGAAGAGAACAAAGGCAGTGCTTTGTATAAGGACGCCTATGCACTATTAAAGCAGTCCGATCTTCATTTTGTTGGCAATATCGAGGCAAGGGATGTATTGACTGGGACAGCCGACGTGATCGTGTGTGACGGTTTTACAGGCAATATTGCCCTTAAATCAGTAGAAGGAACGGCAATGACGGTGTTTTCCATGCTAAAAACAGCACTGACCTCATCTGTCAGCGCCAAGCTTGCTGCTGGTGTATTAAAACCGAAGCTAAAAGCATTAAAGGACCAAATGGATTATTCAGAGTATGGCGGGGCAGCTTTGTTCGGTTTAAAAGCGCCTGTGATAAAGGCACACGGCTCCTCAGATGCCACGGCGATTGCCAGTGCCATTACTCAAGGTGTACAAATGGCAGAGCAACGTGTCATTGCACAAATACACGAGCAGATGAAGGACGAAAAGTCATCCTCATAG
- a CDS encoding carbohydrate ABC transporter permease: MKPSLSQNLTGYAFISPFVFGFLAFTFIPILASLYLSFTDYDLLSTPSWVGIDNYVEMFTNDPKYWKSIEVTFLYVFLGVPLRLAFALAVAMLLNTTSRAIGVYRTLFYLPSIIGGSVAVSIMWRNLFGDDGVVNSWLVFLGIPSVSWFGDPDAALSMLISLSVWQFGSSMLIFLAGLKGIPVALYEAADVDGANPFQRFFKITMPMLTPVILFNMIMQTIGAFMTFVPAYIISKGEGGPMDGTLLYSLYLFRQGFVFFNMGYASAMAWVMLVIIGIFTAILFMSSKFWVHYETKGGK, translated from the coding sequence ATGAAACCATCACTTTCACAAAATCTTACAGGGTATGCGTTTATTTCACCCTTTGTTTTTGGCTTTTTAGCGTTTACTTTTATTCCAATCCTTGCGTCTTTGTATTTATCTTTTACAGATTATGACCTTTTATCGACCCCTTCATGGGTAGGTATCGATAATTACGTCGAAATGTTCACGAATGACCCTAAATACTGGAAGTCGATCGAAGTGACCTTTTTATATGTCTTTTTAGGTGTTCCTTTACGGCTCGCTTTTGCTCTTGCAGTGGCGATGCTTTTGAATACAACCTCAAGAGCGATAGGCGTTTATCGTACGCTTTTTTATTTGCCTTCGATTATCGGTGGTAGCGTTGCTGTATCCATTATGTGGCGGAATTTGTTTGGCGATGATGGTGTAGTGAATTCATGGTTGGTCTTTTTGGGGATTCCGTCCGTCTCCTGGTTTGGCGATCCAGATGCAGCTTTAAGCATGCTCATTAGCTTGTCTGTGTGGCAATTCGGCTCTTCAATGCTCATTTTCCTTGCGGGTTTAAAGGGCATCCCAGTGGCATTGTATGAAGCAGCAGATGTTGATGGAGCCAATCCCTTTCAACGTTTTTTCAAGATCACCATGCCAATGCTGACGCCGGTCATTCTGTTTAATATGATCATGCAAACCATCGGCGCTTTTATGACGTTTGTTCCCGCGTACATTATTTCTAAAGGAGAAGGCGGCCCAATGGACGGAACGCTTTTGTATTCCCTTTATCTATTTAGGCAAGGCTTTGTTTTTTTTAATATGGGATATGCTTCAGCAATGGCCTGGGTCATGCTCGTCATCATAGGCATTTTTACAGCGATTCTATTTATGTCCTCCAAATTTTGGGTTCATTATGAAACAAAGGGGGGCAAATGA
- the fapR gene encoding transcription factor FapR, whose protein sequence is MRLSKKERQAQLLETIQSFPFITDEELAAKFLVSIQTIRLDRMELSIPELRARIKSVAKKQWDETLKSLPQEDVIGEVIDLELDQQAISILDITQEHLFTHKDIARGHYLFAQANSLAVAVINDELALTAKADIRFIRQVTVNERVVCKATVKGTDERGLTIVHVLSTVSGETVIKGTIEMYRESTHAKGDVANEGGH, encoded by the coding sequence GTGAGATTGTCAAAAAAAGAGAGGCAAGCCCAGCTTTTGGAGACGATCCAATCGTTTCCATTTATTACTGATGAGGAACTTGCTGCGAAATTCCTGGTCAGCATACAGACAATCCGTCTTGATCGAATGGAGCTATCGATACCAGAGCTGCGAGCGAGAATAAAATCGGTCGCTAAAAAGCAATGGGATGAGACGCTGAAATCGCTGCCCCAAGAAGATGTGATCGGAGAAGTCATTGATTTAGAGCTTGATCAACAAGCCATATCAATTTTAGATATTACACAGGAGCATTTGTTTACACATAAGGATATTGCACGCGGCCATTATTTGTTCGCTCAAGCAAACTCTCTTGCTGTCGCAGTCATCAATGACGAACTTGCTTTAACAGCTAAGGCGGATATTCGATTCATTCGCCAGGTGACGGTAAATGAACGTGTCGTTTGCAAAGCAACAGTGAAAGGCACAGATGAGAGAGGGCTCACCATCGTTCACGTCCTATCCACGGTAAGTGGGGAAACGGTGATAAAGGGGACGATTGAAATGTATCGTGAAAGCACGCATGCAAAGGGGGACGTAGCGAATGAAGGTGGCCATTGA
- a CDS encoding Asp23/Gls24 family envelope stress response protein gives MSIEMSSTFGRIHIDTGVIATIAGGAAVECYGIVGMASKNQIKDGIAELLKKDNFTKGIVVRQGEEVHIDMYIVVSYGTKISEIAYNVQQKVRYTLNKTLGLQVDSVNIFVQGVRVTNV, from the coding sequence ATGTCCATTGAAATGAGCTCAACGTTTGGCCGAATCCATATTGATACGGGCGTCATTGCTACTATTGCTGGTGGTGCTGCTGTCGAGTGTTATGGCATTGTTGGCATGGCTTCGAAAAATCAAATTAAGGATGGCATTGCGGAGCTATTAAAAAAAGACAACTTTACAAAAGGCATCGTTGTACGCCAAGGAGAAGAAGTGCATATTGACATGTACATTGTTGTCAGCTACGGCACTAAAATATCAGAGATCGCTTACAATGTTCAACAAAAGGTTCGATACACTTTAAATAAAACACTCGGCTTGCAAGTTGATTCTGTGAACATCTTCGTGCAAGGTGTCCGAGTGACGAACGTATAG
- a CDS encoding thiamine diphosphokinase, whose translation MSVWRIMAGGPMENVPIDECVKNRNYWIGVDRGAAVLQDEGIDPIAVFGDFDSPEGKAWLNSSSDAGAKHLYPEEKNDTDLALCVTWALAQKPARLEIYGATGGRLDHFIGSIGMLEGAIDSGVNVVIIDRWNELSMYTSGSYTLQNNSLYTYLSFHAVTASVEGLTLKGVKYPLQSFTLERNSTRCVSNEFSAQQAQLDFCTGRLLMIRSRDRNEKE comes from the coding sequence ATGAGTGTATGGCGTATCATGGCAGGCGGACCAATGGAAAATGTACCTATCGACGAATGCGTGAAGAACCGGAACTATTGGATTGGCGTAGATCGTGGTGCAGCTGTTCTTCAAGACGAGGGCATTGATCCAATTGCAGTGTTTGGCGATTTTGACTCGCCAGAAGGGAAAGCCTGGTTAAACAGTTCAAGCGATGCAGGCGCAAAACATCTTTATCCAGAAGAAAAAAATGATACCGATTTAGCCCTCTGTGTGACATGGGCACTCGCGCAAAAACCAGCACGATTGGAGATCTATGGGGCGACAGGTGGAAGGCTTGATCATTTTATAGGCAGCATCGGTATGCTTGAAGGCGCTATTGATTCAGGGGTCAATGTCGTTATAATTGATCGCTGGAATGAGCTTTCAATGTATACGAGCGGTTCGTACACCCTTCAAAACAATTCTTTGTACACGTACCTATCGTTTCACGCCGTTACAGCGTCTGTAGAAGGTCTCACGCTTAAGGGAGTAAAATATCCATTGCAAAGCTTTACCTTGGAGAGAAACAGCACGCGCTGCGTGAGCAATGAATTTTCAGCACAACAGGCACAGCTTGATTTTTGTACAGGGCGGCTACTTATGATACGAAGTCGAGACAGAAATGAAAAAGAATAG
- a CDS encoding carbohydrate ABC transporter permease, giving the protein MKTKLTRKWMYHLVAAAGAFLMLYPVLWLVMSSFKPSTDIFVTAESLIPDPWIWSNYADGWQGIGDFTFATFIKNSLIIVIISTIGSTFSSALVAFGFARLKFKGRGFWFIVMMFTLMLPNDVVLVPQYILFAKLGWLNSMYPIIVPSFFGHPFFIFLIIQFIRTIPGELDEAAVMDGCGKFKLFVRIIMPLVTPAMATAAIFSFYWRWEDLLGPLLYLNKPSLYTVSMALKMFLDNESLSNWGAMFAMSVVSLIPVILIFFLFQRYIVEGISTSGLK; this is encoded by the coding sequence ATGAAAACAAAACTCACAAGAAAATGGATGTATCATCTGGTCGCTGCTGCCGGCGCTTTTCTGATGCTGTATCCTGTGTTGTGGCTTGTCATGAGTTCCTTTAAACCAAGCACTGATATTTTTGTGACGGCAGAGTCGCTTATCCCAGATCCATGGATTTGGAGCAATTACGCAGATGGGTGGCAAGGCATAGGCGATTTTACCTTTGCAACGTTTATTAAAAATTCACTCATCATCGTTATCATTTCAACGATAGGCTCCACGTTTTCCTCTGCTCTCGTCGCCTTTGGGTTTGCTCGCTTGAAATTTAAAGGAAGAGGCTTTTGGTTTATCGTGATGATGTTTACTTTGATGCTTCCGAACGATGTTGTCCTTGTCCCGCAGTATATTCTCTTTGCAAAGCTTGGTTGGTTAAATTCAATGTACCCGATTATTGTCCCAAGCTTTTTTGGTCACCCATTTTTTATCTTTTTAATCATTCAGTTCATCCGAACGATTCCAGGAGAGTTGGATGAAGCGGCAGTGATGGATGGATGTGGTAAATTCAAGCTGTTTGTGCGTATTATTATGCCACTCGTGACACCTGCCATGGCTACGGCAGCTATCTTTTCATTCTATTGGCGTTGGGAGGACTTGCTTGGGCCGTTGTTGTATTTAAATAAGCCTTCTCTATACACAGTCTCAATGGCATTGAAAATGTTCTTAGACAATGAGTCGCTTTCAAATTGGGGGGCAATGTTTGCAATGTCCGTAGTCAGCTTGATTCCGGTCATTCTGATCTTCTTCCTTTTTCAACGCTATATCGTTGAGGGCATTAGCACGAGCGGGTTAAAGTAA
- a CDS encoding DAK2 domain-containing protein — translation MTKNTIDVNTFQDMLIHGGSHLANNADTVDALNVFPVPDGDTGTNMNLTMSSGVQEAKRQDAAHAGKVATSFARGLLMGARGNSGVILSQLFRGFAKQLEKKESFHSEDVAAALQAGVDAAYKAVMKPVEGTILTVAKDAAKHAMNEKDKHSDVATFFASVVDAAQASLERTPSLLPVLKEVGVVDSGGQGLVIIYEGFLAALKGEALPENAYTKPTMKDLIKAEHHKSHQGFMRTEDITYGYCTEFMVKFEEDKLKKTPFDEEQYRDALADYGDSLLVVSDEDLVKVHVHTETPGDVLSLSQKYGNLINMKIENMREQHREAIKNDAPETNASTESETKEEKPFGFVTVAMGDGIAELFTSIGADVVIQGGQTMNPSTEALVEAIAQVPSETVFVVPNNSNIMMTAKQAAELSKKAVYVIPTKTVPQGLSAIMAFMPDKTVEQNEKHMTEAIKHVKSGQLTYAVRDTSIDGKAIQKGDFMGILESDIVIVNSDKQQAIQELIKEMVKEDDELLTLLIGEDVSDEEKQKVTEFIQNEFEHVELEIHRGGQPLYPFLLAVE, via the coding sequence GTGACAAAAAACACAATCGATGTAAATACATTTCAAGACATGCTGATCCATGGAGGAAGTCACCTCGCAAACAATGCTGATACCGTGGACGCGCTGAACGTATTTCCTGTACCAGATGGTGATACAGGAACGAATATGAATCTCACAATGTCCTCTGGTGTTCAGGAGGCGAAACGACAGGATGCAGCTCATGCGGGTAAGGTAGCCACATCGTTTGCTCGCGGACTGTTAATGGGTGCTAGAGGAAACTCTGGTGTCATACTGTCTCAGCTTTTTCGTGGGTTTGCGAAGCAGCTGGAAAAAAAAGAATCGTTTCATTCTGAGGATGTGGCGGCAGCCTTACAAGCTGGTGTGGATGCGGCTTATAAAGCAGTAATGAAGCCGGTTGAAGGGACTATCCTTACAGTGGCAAAGGATGCAGCAAAACATGCGATGAATGAAAAAGACAAGCACAGCGATGTGGCGACCTTTTTTGCCTCCGTTGTTGATGCTGCGCAAGCCTCGCTCGAACGAACACCTTCTTTATTGCCTGTATTGAAAGAGGTTGGTGTCGTTGATAGCGGCGGACAGGGCTTGGTTATCATTTACGAAGGTTTTTTGGCTGCCTTAAAAGGTGAAGCACTCCCAGAAAATGCGTATACGAAGCCGACAATGAAAGATTTGATTAAAGCAGAGCATCACAAAAGTCACCAAGGCTTTATGCGTACAGAGGACATTACGTATGGCTACTGCACCGAGTTTATGGTTAAATTTGAAGAAGACAAACTTAAAAAAACGCCGTTCGATGAAGAACAATACCGAGATGCACTTGCCGACTATGGGGATTCTCTTCTTGTTGTTTCGGATGAGGACCTTGTCAAGGTGCATGTCCACACCGAAACGCCTGGCGATGTATTGTCTCTGTCTCAGAAATACGGCAATTTAATAAATATGAAAATCGAAAATATGCGCGAACAGCATCGTGAAGCCATTAAAAACGATGCCCCTGAAACAAATGCTTCTACTGAAAGCGAAACGAAAGAAGAAAAGCCGTTTGGATTTGTTACGGTAGCCATGGGGGATGGTATCGCAGAATTGTTTACATCCATTGGGGCTGACGTTGTTATCCAAGGTGGACAAACCATGAACCCGAGCACAGAGGCACTCGTCGAAGCCATTGCACAGGTTCCATCAGAGACGGTGTTTGTCGTACCAAACAATTCAAATATCATGATGACAGCTAAACAAGCTGCTGAGCTTTCTAAAAAGGCGGTTTATGTCATTCCTACCAAAACAGTTCCACAAGGACTTAGCGCCATCATGGCGTTTATGCCTGATAAAACGGTAGAACAAAACGAGAAGCATATGACTGAAGCCATAAAGCATGTAAAATCAGGACAGCTTACCTATGCCGTACGTGATACGTCGATTGACGGAAAGGCGATCCAAAAAGGCGATTTTATGGGAATTCTTGAAAGCGACATTGTGATTGTGAATAGCGATAAGCAGCAGGCGATACAAGAGCTGATCAAGGAAATGGTAAAGGAAGACGACGAATTGTTGACACTCCTCATTGGTGAGGATGTCTCCGATGAAGAGAAACAAAAGGTAACTGAATTTATCCAGAACGAGTTTGAACATGTAGAGCTCGAAATTCATCGTGGGGGACAACCGCTTTATCCGTTTTTGTTAGCAGTTGAATAA
- the rpmB gene encoding 50S ribosomal protein L28: MARKCVITGRRTRTGNSRSHALNSNKRTWGANVQKVRILVNGKPKRVYVSARALKSGKVERV, from the coding sequence ATGGCTCGTAAATGTGTTATTACAGGGAGACGTACACGTACTGGAAACAGTCGTTCTCACGCTTTGAATTCGAATAAACGTACTTGGGGAGCAAATGTGCAAAAGGTACGTATTCTCGTCAATGGCAAGCCAAAGAGAGTCTATGTATCAGCGCGTGCGCTCAAATCAGGCAAAGTTGAACGTGTGTAA
- the spoVM gene encoding stage V sporulation protein SpoVM, with protein MKFYTIKLPRFLGGFVRVILASIKKE; from the coding sequence ATGAAATTTTATACGATTAAGCTCCCTAGATTCCTAGGAGGTTTTGTACGAGTTATTCTAGCCTCAATAAAAAAAGAGTAA